From the Lolium rigidum isolate FL_2022 chromosome 2, APGP_CSIRO_Lrig_0.1, whole genome shotgun sequence genome, one window contains:
- the LOC124687981 gene encoding uncharacterized protein LOC124687981 — MYEKVRHLKQRHEKAATTGTLPDNDDDLRKFNLSEAVWGESAKEVAAAPVSQNDAATSMNKKGQANKEKKGGTAKEATSTVNANVGTVTESNKELATKEKLDGATKGRLSKKAATTDSPVKSKKRGNHKEDLEGDAKTKETTNTATQNGSTSVRSKSGKSDKEEKDGDADSLGPKEATEVTQNDEENHEDKMDIDPNVKNMRREFDELQNLYPNLASYVESIQAQHPCGETLKRAFEFIADEKACALESKIKKQRVVEMKTEIRRADTKKEVTNIFIGLLD; from the coding sequence ATGTATGAGAAGGTGCGGCATCTTAAGCAGCGGCACGAGAAAGCAGCGACTACAGGCACCCTGCCAGATAATGATGATGACCTCCGGAAGTTCAACCTCTCGGAGGCAGTCTGGGGAGAAAGTGCAAAGGAGGTTGCTGCAGCCCCCGTATCTCAGAATGATGCTGCTACCTCAATGAACAAGAAGGGGCAGGCTAACAAGGAGAAAAAGGGTGGTACAGCAAAGGAAGCCACCAGCACCGTGAATGCAAATGTCGGAACTGTCACTGAGAGTAATAAGGAGCTGGCCACCAAAGAGAAGCTAGATGGAGCTACCAAGGGCAGGTTATCAAAGAAGGCTGCCACTACTGATTCTCCTGTTAAGAGTAAGAAACGGGGAAATCATAAGGAGGACTTAGAAGGCGATGCAAAAACAAAGGAGACCACCAATACTGCCACTCAAAACGGCAGCACGTCGGTTAGGAGCAAGAGTGGTAAGTCTGACAAAGAGGAAAAGGATGGAGATGCAGATAGCCTTGGACCAAAGGAGGCCACGGAGGTCACTCAAAATGATGAGGAGAATCATGAAGACAAAATGGATATAGATCCTAATGTGAAAAACATGCGAAGAGAGTTCGATGAATTACAGAATCTGTACCCCAACCTCGCCTCTTATGTGGAGAGCATCCAGGCCCAGCATCCATGTGGGGAGACACTGAAAAGAGCATTTGAGTTCATTGCTGATGAGAAGGCTTGTGCTTTGGAATCCAAGATCAagaaacaaagagtagttgagatGAAGACGGAGATTCGCCGAGCCGACACTAAGAAGGAGGTGACCAACATATTCATAGGATTGCTGGACTGA